One Bradysia coprophila strain Holo2 unplaced genomic scaffold, BU_Bcop_v1 contig_476, whole genome shotgun sequence genomic region harbors:
- the LOC119082774 gene encoding acylpyruvase FAHD1, mitochondrial isoform X1 — protein sequence MENFTKNGKKILGAALNYQNPNGSKPADPVLFLKPSTSYITEGDDIVIPSVLTNVFHEVELGVVISDHCRNVSVSDAQKYIGGYCLGLDLSAMCELTSARANGFPWSMGKGFDTSNPVSRFIHLNEVNDLHNLDMYLNVNGVRKQCGNTKDLIYNSFELISYASKYMTLEPYDLIMTGTPKGAAQIVAGDIIEAGLCENGTELVKMIFKVK from the exons atggaaaattttactaaaaatggaaagaaaattttgggcGCTGCTCTCAACTATCA aaacccaaatgGTTCGAAGCCTGCAGACCCAGTTCTGTTCCTAAAACCATCAACAAGTTACATTACCGAAGGCGACGATATTGTC ATTCCCAGTGTATTAACAAACGTTTTCCATGAAGTTGAATTAGGTGTTGTAATCAGTGACCACTGCAGAAATGTTTCGGTATCTGATGCACAGAAATACATTGGTGGTTATTGTCTCGGACTAGATTTATCTGCAATGTGTGAGCTT ACGTCAGCCAGAGCAAACGGCTTTCCATGGAGTATGGGTAAGGGCTTCGACACATCCAATCCAGTCTCACGGTTCATTCATCTAAACGAAGTAAACGACTTGCACAATCTCGACATGTATCTGAATGTGAATGGTGTTCGGAAGCAATGTGGAAATACAAAAGATTTGATTTACAATTCGTTTGAGCTGATTTCGTATGCATCCAAGTACATGACTTTGGAGCCGTACGATTTAATTATGACAGGGACACCGAAAGGAGCAGCACAAATTGTAGCTGGCGATATAATCGAAGCAGGACTATGTGAAAATGGTACTGAATTGGTTAAAATGATatttaaagtgaaataa
- the LOC119082774 gene encoding acylpyruvase FAHD1, mitochondrial isoform X2 has translation MENFTKNGKKILGAALNYQNPNGSKPADPVLFLKPSTSYITEGDDIVIPSVLTNVFHEVELGVVISDHCRNVSVSDAQKYIGGYCLGLDLSAMCELTSARANGFPWSMGKGFDTSNPVSRFIHLNEVNDLHNLDMYLNVNGVRKQCGNTKDLIYNSFELISYASKYMTLEPYDLIMTGTPKGAAQIVAGDIIEAGLCENALTPLT, from the exons atggaaaattttactaaaaatggaaagaaaattttgggcGCTGCTCTCAACTATCA aaacccaaatgGTTCGAAGCCTGCAGACCCAGTTCTGTTCCTAAAACCATCAACAAGTTACATTACCGAAGGCGACGATATTGTC ATTCCCAGTGTATTAACAAACGTTTTCCATGAAGTTGAATTAGGTGTTGTAATCAGTGACCACTGCAGAAATGTTTCGGTATCTGATGCACAGAAATACATTGGTGGTTATTGTCTCGGACTAGATTTATCTGCAATGTGTGAGCTT ACGTCAGCCAGAGCAAACGGCTTTCCATGGAGTATGGGTAAGGGCTTCGACACATCCAATCCAGTCTCACGGTTCATTCATCTAAACGAAGTAAACGACTTGCACAATCTCGACATGTATCTGAATGTGAATGGTGTTCGGAAGCAATGTGGAAATACAAAAGATTTGATTTACAATTCGTTTGAGCTGATTTCGTATGCATCCAAGTACATGACTTTGGAGCCGTACGATTTAATTATGACAGGGACACCGAAAGGAGCAGCACAAATTGTAGCTGGCGATATAATCGAAGCAGGACTATGTGAAAATG CATTAACTCCATTGACATGA